In Oxalobacteraceae bacterium OTU3CINTB1, the sequence CCGAACGCCAAGTGCGAAATCGCCTCGTTCACGACCCTGGACCTGTCGACCCGCTACGCGGTCAACAAGCAGCTGACCCTGTACGCGTCGATGAACAACGTGCTCGACAAGATCGCGCCGCTGGATCCACAGACCTACGGCGGGATGAGCTACAACCCGATGGACGCTTCCGGCGCCATTGGCCGCTACATGAAAATCGGCGCAAGCTACAAGTTCTTCTGATCGCCTGACGGCGGTGTGAAGCGACCCTGAAGGGCGGCGCCGCGGCGCCGCCCTTTTTTTGTGGTGTAAATGTAACGTTGTAAGTCTGCCTAAACCTGAATGTACGAGTGTTGGTCACGCACCAAGGTGTGGCACGCCGGCCACGCCGCACCAAGATATTCGCTAAATTTATGCCGGTACGCCAATGTTTCCCAGCAGCGGATCAGCTCCCGCACCAAATTAGAGCGTTTTTTGGCGCCTTAATGGCGCAATGTTGCTTGCACGAAATCCCGTCTTTTACGTCCTTTTACAAAACTTTGTACGTTGACAGCGGCCATCCGTGAATGATCTGATGGCGAATGCGAAAAACGTTACGTTTTTTTCATTGGCACGCGCCGCTCAAAAACAGCGACCACCTGGTGGTCATCGATAGAAGAATTGGGAGAACAACAGAATGATGGTTGAAACAACTTTGGCACGATCCGTACGCCTGGTGTGCGCCGGCGGCCTGCTGGGCCTGGGCCTGATCGCTCCGGTCGGCCAAGCGCTGGCGCAAACGGCCGACCAGCCGATGCAGCGCGTCGAAGTGACCGGCTCGTCGATCAAACGCCTGGTGTCGGAGACGGCCAACCCGCTGACCGTGTTCAAGGCCGACGACTTCGTCAAGCAAGGCCTGACCACCGCGCAGGAAGTGCTGGACCGGATCCCGTCGAACAGCTCGAGCTTCGGCGCCGGCAACGTCGTCGGCGGCAACAGCAGCGGCCTGCCGACCGGCGGCGCGGCCAGCGCCGACTTGCGCGGCCTGGGCGGCGACAAGACCCTGGTGCTGCTCAACGGCCGGCGCATCGCCAACCATCCGTACGACGGCGCCAGCGTCGACCTCAACATCATTCCGGTCTCCGCCCTCGAACGCGTCGAAGTGCTGCGCGACGGCGCCTCGGCCATCTACGGCACCGACGCCATCGGCGGCGTGATCAACTTCATCACCAAACGCTCGGTCAACGCCACCACCATCACCGCCGAGGCGGTGCTGCCGCGCGCGCCGGGCGCCGACGAGAAGCGCGTCAACATCTCCAGCGGCTTCGGGGACCTGGAAAAAGACGGCTACAACGTCTTTGGCGTGTTCGACCACCACAAGATCGACATCCTGACTTCGCAGCAGCGCGAGTTCTCGAAGACCGGCGTGATTCCGGAGCGCGGCCTGAACCTGACCTCCGGCACCACCTTCCCCGGTAACTATTTCGACCCGGTCTCCGGCGCCACCGGCAACCCCGGCTTCGCCAGCGGCTGCGACGCGCCGCTGTCGGTGCCGCGCGCCAGCAACGGCACCTGCCGCCAGGATTACACCCGCCAGATCGACGATCTGCCGGAGCAGAAACAAACCGCCTTCTTCGGCAAGGCCACCTTCAAGCTCAACAACGACCACCTGGCCTCGATCGAGTACCTGCATTCGGAAAACGATGTGGTCTCGCACACGGCGCCGCCGCCGCAGACCGGCCTGATCCTGCCGATCACCAGCAAATACTACCCGGGCAACGCGGGTGGCGTGCCGGCCATGCCGGGCCTGTCCGGCCAGCCGCTGTCGGTCAACTGGCGTCCGACCGAAGCCGGTCCGCGTGAAATCAACTCCAAGGGCGCCGCCGACCGCCTGGTGTTCTCGGTCGAAGGCCTGCTGGCCGGCTGGGACTACAAGACCGGCTTCAACCTGTCGGAAAGCCGTTCGGCCGAATACTTCACCGGCGGCTATGTGCGCGACGAAAGCTTCGCCGCCGGCGTCGCCAACGGCATCCTCAATCCGTTCGGCAAGCAGGACGCCGCCGGCAAGACCTACCTCGACAGCACCGCGCTGCGCGGCCAGGTGCAGAAGGGCAAGACCCGCAACACCGGCATCGACGCCAAGGCCAGCCGCGAGCTGATGGATCTGCCGGGCGGCAAGCTGGCGGTGGCCATCGGCGGCGAACTGCGCCGCGAAGAGGCCGACTTCAACGTCAACCGCGACATCGCCGGCCAGGCGACCAGCTCCGGCCTGTCCGGTTCGCAGTCGACTTCCGGCGCGCGCACCATCAAGGCCGTGTTCGGCGAAGTCAATATGCCGCTGATCAAGGATCTGGAGGTGCAGCTGGCCGCCCGTTTCGATGACTACAGCGACGTCGGCAACACCACCAATCCGAAACTGGGCCTGCGCTACCAGCCGACCAAGGAAATCGTGCTGCGCGGTTCGGCCTCGACCGGCTTCCGCGCCCCGACCCTGTTCGAGAAAAACGCGCCGCAGTCGAAGAACGACACCAACAACTCGTACAACGACCCGATTCTGTGCCCGGGCGGCAAGCTGTCGACCAATCCGATCGCCAACCCGCTGCGCGACTGCGACCTGCAACAGTACAAACTGCAAGGCGGCAACCAGAACCTGAATCCGGAAAAATCGAAAACCTTCGCCTTCGGCGTGGTGGTCGAGCCGATCCCGCAAGCGACCTTGTCGGTCGACTACTGGAACATCAAGCTCAAGGACAAGATCAACGCGCTGCCGGAAGAAGCCATCTACGGCGACTACGCCAAGTACCAGGCGCGCTTCATCCGCAACCCGGACGGCTCGCCGTACGCGATCCTGGACTTGAAGGAAAACCTGGGCAAGGTCAACACCGACGGCCTGGACGTGAGCCTGACGATGCGTTCCGGCGCCACCCCGTACGGCAACTTCACGCTGACGGTCGACGGCACCTATGTCCACAAGTATGAGTACCAGGACGAGCGCGGCGGCCCTTACACCCAGAACGTCGGCCGCTACGCCGCCAACAATCCGGTGTTCCGTTGGAAGCACAACGCCGCGCTGAACTGGCGCCAGGGCGTGTGGGCCGCGACGTTGGCGCAGTCGTTCAAGTCCGGCTATACCGACCAGAACCTGGACATCGACGACCAGTACCTGAACAAGGTGCCGTCGTATAGCCTGTGGAACCTGTCGGGCACCTACACCGGCTTCAAGGGCGTGAGCCTGACCGCCGGCGTGAAAAACCTGCTGGACAAGGACCCGCCGTTCTCCAACCAGGGCACGCTGTTCCAGAAGGGTTACGATCCACGCTACACCGACGCCGTCGGCCGTGCGATCTATCTGCGCGGCAGCTACACCTTCTAAGCCGTCCAGGCGGCTGTAACGCCTGTCCAACCCGGACCCGCCGCCAGGCGCGTCCGGGTTTTTCACGTCCGCGCGCTGCGGTGGGGGAACGCTGTTGTGGAAATCCCACGCCCGGGTCGATATTGATCCAGTTTCATGATGATTAGTTTCGCACAAACATCGCACCATGGATCAGCGCGCTTCGCCGCAGAATCACTTCCATTTCGATAGCAATGCGGATTTTCCATTCGCGCTTCCCCTCCCCTCACCAAATTAGCGCGTTTTTCCGCGCGAAACTGGCGCGCGCCGGCGCCGCGCGGCCATGCGCAGCTTTGGCTAGCACGCCCCGGCTTGCGGATTGACAGCGATTCGCGCCAGGTGATTTGATGAGTCAAGGGACCCGTCCGTGTGTCCCGTTCAAATCGGGAGTTAAACAATGATGGTTGAAACAGTATTGTCACGATCGGTACGGCTGATCTGCGCCGGCGGCCTGGCCTTCGGCATGCACGCGGCCGTGGCGCAAACCGGCGACGCGCCGGTCCAGCGCGTCGAGATCACCGGCTCGAGCATCAAACGCATCAGCGCCGAGGGCGCGCTGCCGGTGCAGACGCTGACCAAGGCGCAGATCGAACAAAGCGGCGCGGCCAGCGTGGCCGACCTGATCGCCACCTTGCCGTCGATGCAGGGTTTCACCACCTCGTCGATGTCGGTCAACGGCGGCGGCGGCGGCCTGCAATCGGCGTCGATCCACTCGATCGGCGAAGGCTACACCCTGGTGCTGCTCAACGGGCGCCGCCTGGCGCCGGCCACCTCCGGCTCCACCGTCAACCTGGCCAGCATTCCGCTGGCGGCGGTCGAGCGCGTCGAGATCCTGACCGACGGCGCCAACACCTTGTACGGCTCGGACGCGATCGCCGGCGTGGTCAACTTCATCCTCAAGAAAAACCAGACCGACGCCATCATCGAGGGCTCGTACAGCCAGCCGCGCAGCCGCGGCGGGCGCACCCAGACGGCGTCGATCTCCAAGGGCTGGGGCGATATCGACACGGACGGCTTCAACATCCTGGTGTCGGCCTCGCACGACGAGACCAAGGCCTCCTGGGCGCGCGACCGCGACTTTTCCAAGAGCGGCGTGATCCCGTTCTCGTCGAACGGCAAGAACTACAGCCTCTACCAATTGAGCTCCAACTCGATGCCGGGCACCGCCACCGTCCAGTACACCAATCCGGACAAATCGGCGGGCAGCGTCCTGTTCAGCCCCAACCTGCTGGCCACCGGCGCCTGCAACGGCAGCAACCTGTTCCGCATCAGCCCGACCCGCTGCCAGTACGACTACGCGGCCACAGTGCAAAACACCCCGGCCATCAAGCGCGACAGCGTGTTCGCCTCGCTCAACTATAAAATCAACGACAGCGCCAACTTCTTCGCCGAAGCGCTCGGCTCGTCGTTCACCAACACCGCGCAATACGCGCCGCCGGCCCAGCCGCTGGGCGTGCCGCTCAACAGCGCGCTGTACGCCCGCTCGATCGCGCCGTACCTGGCGCGGGTCGGCGTGCCGGCCGGCGCCACCGTCGACAGCGCGACGATGAGCCTGCGCCTGGTCGACGCCGGCGGCCGCGCCGACAACTACAAAACCGTCGCCAAGCACCTGGCCTTCGGCGTCGACGGCACCGTCAAGGGCTTCGATTACCGCGCCGCGTTCACGCACTCGGAAAACAAGCAGACCGACACCGCCGCCGGCGGCTACATGAGCCTGAACGCCTTCGACGCCCTCGTCACCTCGGGTCAGTTCGACCCGTTCGCGCCGCCGGGCACCTCGCAGGGCATCCTGGCGCCGGCCGTGCTGGACGTCCAGTTCGGCGAGACCAAGTCCACGCTCGACCAGATCCAGGCCAGCGCGACGACCGAACTGTTCAAGATGCCGGCCGGCGCGGCCCAGCTGGCCGTCGGCGCCGACTTCACCCGCCAGAAATATTCCGAGGCGCCAAGCGCCTACAACCAGGGCCCGAACAAGCAGCAGCCGGACTTCGACGACGCCGCCGTCGGCGGCACCTCCGGCGCGTTGCCGATCGACGCCAGCCGCAAGAACTGGGGCGCCTACGGCGAGCTGCTGCTGCCGGTGCTGAAGAATATGGACCTGACCGCCTCGACCCGCTATGACGATTTCGGCGCCGTCACCAACGACAAGAACTTCGACACCGACGGCAATCTGCTCGGCTCGGGCAAGCAGGGCAAGACCGCCAGCAAGGCCACCTACAAGCTGGCGCTGCGCTGGAATCCGGTCGACATGCTGCTGGTGCGCGCCTCCTACGGCACCGGCTTCAAGGCGCCGGTGCTGACCGACATCGTCAAGCCGCTGGTCAACGGCGGCTCGTCGCAATTCCATAACTGCCCGATCACCTCGCCGACCGATCCGCGCTTCCGCCTGTGCCACGGCCCAGCCGAATACGCGCTGCTCAGCGGCGGCAACGCCGCCACCGGCGAAGGCGCGCTGTTGCCGGAGGAATCGAAGCAGGCCACGCTGGGCTTCCGTCTGGAGCCGATTCCCAGCCTGTCGCTCGGCTTCGACTTCTGGGACGTCAAGCTGACCAACCAGATCGCCACCTTGTCGGAAAACCTGGTGTTCGAAAATCCGGCCGTGTACGACAGCCTGCTGCGCAGCTACTTCGACCCGATCCAGAAGCAGGACGTGCTGGTGGCGGCGCTGACGCCGTTCAACCTCTCCACCGCGCACTACCAGGGCATCGACTGGGACCACACCTACCGCACCAGCACCGCGCTGGGCAAGGTGGCGCTGCAATGGACCGGCACCTTCATGACCAAGGCCGAACAGGACAACCCCGGCACGGGCCTGGAGAAGAACATCGGCCGCTTCAACTCGTACGCCGACGTCACCTTCCGCGTGATCTCCAAGCTGACCGCGTCGCTGCGCACCAATATGTTCATGCACTCGCTGACGGCCAATTACCACTCTGGCTATATCGACCAGGAGTATAACGAGGACAACTCGGTGGTGCGCGAGGTGTTGGCCGACGGCAGCCTGGGCGGCAACGTGCCGCTGACGCGGCGGGTCAGCTCGTACACCACCTTCGACTGGCAAACCAAGGCGCAGCTGACCAAGCAGTTCACGCTGACGGCCGGCATCAAGAACCTGGCCGACATCGACCCGCCCTTCACCATGCGCAACGCCGGCGGCGGCAACCAGTCCGGTTACGACGGCCGCTACACCGACCCGCTGGGCCGCACCTTCTACCTGACGGGCAATTACAAGTTCTAAGCCGGGTTGGCATGATCGAAAGGGCTCCCCGGAGCCCTTTTTTTTACAGCGTCAGAACCGGTAATTACCGGTGAGGTAGAACGACCGACCGCGTGGATCGCTGTAGCGCGCGTCGTACCCGAGCTGGTTGCCGCCCCCGGCGTTCTGCAACGTCAGCGGCGGATCGCGGTCGAACAGGTTCCTGATCCCGGCCGTGAGCGCAAACGCGCCGAAATCATACTTGCCCTGCCAATCGAACGTGGTGTACGACGCCGTGCGCAAGCCCTCGAACGCCACCGATTCGCCGATGCCGCCATCGGGCGCCACCGCGAAGATCGCCGTGTCGAGCGGATACGGCTGGTCGTGATACCCGGAGCGGTAATTCGCCGTCAAGGTGTTGGTCAGCTTGCCGGTGACCAGGCTCAGATTCAAATGGCTCTGCACCCGGAACACCACCGCGTTGTCCGGCCCGAACCGCCCCAGGTCCGACTGCACCTCGCCGCCGGCCGTGGTGGTGTAGTTCTGCTTGAGCATATAGGTACCATTCCACGCCGCGCGCAGATCGCCGACGCGCGAGCGCAGGCGGTAGGTGAAGTCCCAGTCGACGCCGCGGTAGTTGGCCACGCCGCCGTTGATCGGCGCCAGGATATAGCCGATCGTCGTATAACCGGCCGGGTCCGGATACGGATTGACGAACAGCCGCTGGTACGCCTGCGGATTGGCGAACCCCACCTGCTCGGGCACGCCCGCCGACAACACCTGGTTGCGGATCTGAACGTTCCACAAATCCAGGCCCAGCGACAGGCCCGCCAGCGGCTCGAGCCTCCCGCCCAGCGTCCATTGCCTGGACTTCTCGGGCTGCAGCCCCTCCGCGCCGCTGGCGCCGTTCGGGCCGGTCAGCAGGTCGTACTGCGCCGAGCCGACCTGGCAACCGCGCGAGCCGGGGAAAGGGCAGGCGTAGCTGCCGGCGGTGCTGCCGAAGAAGGTCGGCGAGCCGGCGATGTCGTTGATGTTGGGCGCCTTGAAGCCGGTGCCGTACGAGGCGCGCACCAGCACCGTGTCGAGCGGCGTCCAGCGTGTGCTGAGCTTGTAGGTGGCCTTGCTGAAGTCGTTGCCGACGTCGCCGCCGGGCAAGCGCTGGCGCACGCCGCTGGCGTCGGCCAGCCGCTCGAAGATGTAGCCGCTGCGGGTCTTGTCGTAGCTGTCGTAGCGCGCCGCCAGGGTCG encodes:
- a CDS encoding TonB-dependent receptor translates to MVETTLARSVRLVCAGGLLGLGLIAPVGQALAQTADQPMQRVEVTGSSIKRLVSETANPLTVFKADDFVKQGLTTAQEVLDRIPSNSSSFGAGNVVGGNSSGLPTGGAASADLRGLGGDKTLVLLNGRRIANHPYDGASVDLNIIPVSALERVEVLRDGASAIYGTDAIGGVINFITKRSVNATTITAEAVLPRAPGADEKRVNISSGFGDLEKDGYNVFGVFDHHKIDILTSQQREFSKTGVIPERGLNLTSGTTFPGNYFDPVSGATGNPGFASGCDAPLSVPRASNGTCRQDYTRQIDDLPEQKQTAFFGKATFKLNNDHLASIEYLHSENDVVSHTAPPPQTGLILPITSKYYPGNAGGVPAMPGLSGQPLSVNWRPTEAGPREINSKGAADRLVFSVEGLLAGWDYKTGFNLSESRSAEYFTGGYVRDESFAAGVANGILNPFGKQDAAGKTYLDSTALRGQVQKGKTRNTGIDAKASRELMDLPGGKLAVAIGGELRREEADFNVNRDIAGQATSSGLSGSQSTSGARTIKAVFGEVNMPLIKDLEVQLAARFDDYSDVGNTTNPKLGLRYQPTKEIVLRGSASTGFRAPTLFEKNAPQSKNDTNNSYNDPILCPGGKLSTNPIANPLRDCDLQQYKLQGGNQNLNPEKSKTFAFGVVVEPIPQATLSVDYWNIKLKDKINALPEEAIYGDYAKYQARFIRNPDGSPYAILDLKENLGKVNTDGLDVSLTMRSGATPYGNFTLTVDGTYVHKYEYQDERGGPYTQNVGRYAANNPVFRWKHNAALNWRQGVWAATLAQSFKSGYTDQNLDIDDQYLNKVPSYSLWNLSGTYTGFKGVSLTAGVKNLLDKDPPFSNQGTLFQKGYDPRYTDAVGRAIYLRGSYTF
- a CDS encoding TonB-dependent receptor; its protein translation is MMVETVLSRSVRLICAGGLAFGMHAAVAQTGDAPVQRVEITGSSIKRISAEGALPVQTLTKAQIEQSGAASVADLIATLPSMQGFTTSSMSVNGGGGGLQSASIHSIGEGYTLVLLNGRRLAPATSGSTVNLASIPLAAVERVEILTDGANTLYGSDAIAGVVNFILKKNQTDAIIEGSYSQPRSRGGRTQTASISKGWGDIDTDGFNILVSASHDETKASWARDRDFSKSGVIPFSSNGKNYSLYQLSSNSMPGTATVQYTNPDKSAGSVLFSPNLLATGACNGSNLFRISPTRCQYDYAATVQNTPAIKRDSVFASLNYKINDSANFFAEALGSSFTNTAQYAPPAQPLGVPLNSALYARSIAPYLARVGVPAGATVDSATMSLRLVDAGGRADNYKTVAKHLAFGVDGTVKGFDYRAAFTHSENKQTDTAAGGYMSLNAFDALVTSGQFDPFAPPGTSQGILAPAVLDVQFGETKSTLDQIQASATTELFKMPAGAAQLAVGADFTRQKYSEAPSAYNQGPNKQQPDFDDAAVGGTSGALPIDASRKNWGAYGELLLPVLKNMDLTASTRYDDFGAVTNDKNFDTDGNLLGSGKQGKTASKATYKLALRWNPVDMLLVRASYGTGFKAPVLTDIVKPLVNGGSSQFHNCPITSPTDPRFRLCHGPAEYALLSGGNAATGEGALLPEESKQATLGFRLEPIPSLSLGFDFWDVKLTNQIATLSENLVFENPAVYDSLLRSYFDPIQKQDVLVAALTPFNLSTAHYQGIDWDHTYRTSTALGKVALQWTGTFMTKAEQDNPGTGLEKNIGRFNSYADVTFRVISKLTASLRTNMFMHSLTANYHSGYIDQEYNEDNSVVREVLADGSLGGNVPLTRRVSSYTTFDWQTKAQLTKQFTLTAGIKNLADIDPPFTMRNAGGGNQSGYDGRYTDPLGRTFYLTGNYKF